The following proteins are encoded in a genomic region of uncultured Umboniibacter sp.:
- a CDS encoding DEAD/DEAH box helicase yields the protein MSFDSLFLRTELLSAIAQSGYTQPTAIQAAVIPGVQRGRDVLASAQTGSGKTASFALPILNLFDEAPPLEKNQVQNLVLVPTRELAQQVFDQFKHYGQDLRVRCAVVYGGVSINPQLMQLRRGAHILIATPGRLLDLMSQNAVRYDQFSTLVLDEADRMLDLGFRDDLDRICDKLPTSRQNLLFSATFSPSIRDFARTRLRDPLEVDTAPKVGAASSVKHWLHPVDKKLKPELLLELVETNGWVQLLVFCKTKRGVDKLVKLLQQKRFKAVGIHGDKSQRQRTEALSTFKRGQADILVATDVAARGLDIEDMPVVVNFDLPRNPEDYVHRIGRTGRAGKTGNAVSLVAADEIEELKGIERLLQKQLERRLVDGFEPDHDLPSSPPIRPARAAKKPKKPKSRSSDGAQNTDRAPRSNNRRKPTRGGKPGSKAAKPGAKPSHRSSAKAGAKTSISRAKPSSGDNTRSRDSGKPAVKGGVPTPRRRASSGTPAPAGTRQPRRR from the coding sequence ATGAGTTTTGATTCATTATTCCTGCGCACTGAGCTACTCAGCGCGATAGCCCAGAGCGGCTATACCCAACCTACGGCGATTCAAGCGGCTGTCATCCCTGGTGTACAGCGTGGGCGAGATGTTCTTGCGTCGGCGCAAACGGGTTCGGGGAAAACCGCTAGCTTCGCCCTGCCGATCCTCAATCTCTTCGATGAAGCCCCGCCACTTGAAAAGAATCAGGTTCAAAATCTTGTTTTAGTCCCTACTAGAGAGTTGGCTCAGCAGGTTTTCGATCAGTTCAAACACTATGGCCAGGATCTTCGCGTTCGCTGTGCAGTGGTCTACGGAGGGGTGAGCATTAATCCACAATTGATGCAGCTTCGCCGTGGTGCCCATATACTTATCGCTACCCCAGGCCGTTTACTAGACCTTATGAGTCAGAATGCGGTGAGATATGATCAATTTAGTACCTTAGTGCTAGATGAGGCTGATCGAATGCTCGACCTAGGATTCCGCGATGACCTTGATCGAATTTGTGACAAGCTACCAACAAGCCGGCAAAATCTACTATTCTCGGCTACCTTTTCTCCCTCTATTCGTGACTTCGCTCGCACTCGCCTTCGCGACCCTCTAGAAGTCGATACGGCACCTAAGGTTGGTGCGGCTAGCTCCGTTAAACACTGGCTTCATCCCGTCGATAAGAAACTCAAGCCTGAACTCTTACTCGAACTCGTCGAAACGAATGGCTGGGTGCAACTATTAGTATTCTGCAAAACAAAACGTGGCGTAGATAAACTTGTTAAGCTCCTTCAACAGAAACGTTTCAAGGCGGTTGGCATTCATGGGGATAAATCACAGCGCCAACGCACCGAAGCGCTTAGCACCTTTAAACGTGGCCAGGCCGATATCCTCGTCGCTACCGATGTTGCAGCGAGAGGATTAGATATTGAGGATATGCCAGTAGTTGTTAACTTCGATCTGCCGCGTAACCCTGAGGACTACGTCCACCGCATTGGTCGAACAGGCAGAGCTGGAAAGACTGGTAATGCTGTATCGCTCGTTGCAGCCGACGAAATTGAAGAACTGAAAGGTATTGAACGCCTATTGCAGAAGCAGCTTGAGCGACGTTTAGTGGATGGATTCGAACCGGACCATGACCTACCTTCCAGCCCCCCTATTCGCCCTGCCCGGGCAGCGAAGAAGCCTAAAAAGCCTAAATCTCGATCCAGTGACGGTGCCCAAAATACCGATCGGGCACCACGAAGTAATAATCGACGAAAGCCAACGCGCGGGGGGAAGCCCGGCTCAAAAGCTGCAAAACCAGGTGCCAAGCCGAGTCATCGGTCCAGCGCTAAAGCAGGCGCAAAGACCAGCATTAGCAGAGCCAAGCCAAGTAGCGGTGACAATACTCGGTCTCGCGATAGTGGTAAGCCCGCAGTGAAAGGCGGTGTGCCAACCCCTCGCCGAAGGGCGAGTTCGGGAACGCCAGCACCTGCAGGGACTAGACAGCCGCGGCGCCGCTAG
- a CDS encoding MerR family transcriptional regulator, whose protein sequence is MSTQRYSLSELCTMSSQPISKIRELTKAGLLPCEQSGMYTQDALLMLNRMSHMERLGCSKEQIQKFLSKSIL, encoded by the coding sequence ATGTCTACACAACGTTATTCGCTATCGGAATTGTGCACGATGTCGTCGCAGCCGATTTCGAAAATTAGAGAGCTTACCAAGGCTGGGCTGTTGCCTTGCGAACAGTCTGGGATGTACACCCAAGATGCGCTCCTAATGTTAAATCGAATGAGTCATATGGAACGCTTAGGGTGCAGCAAAGAACAGATTCAAAAATTCCTCAGCAAGTCTATTCTTTAG
- a CDS encoding polysaccharide deacetylase family protein produces the protein MLRLLMIIVGTLLSTTVNSAVILQYHHVSNDTPASTSISPEMFAAHMAYVEELGYEVVPLSELVVSLRNGNAIADDVVAITFDDGYADNMAAIKSEIVPRDWPFTIFVPPLLIDQRLHGYMSWDELNELKRLGGELSNHSWEHNHLAAKLPNESDEAWLTRFREDLLKAEARIEEMTGESNRILAYPYGEFSPQMLEVLSEEGFAAVGQQSGAVGELSELGHLPRFPFGGPYGTVEDFHTKVRTLAMPVESVVLKNKGEVLTSHILEYGSAWPQAHLTLQEGSGVDISGINCFASGLGVQAVTSDGEHSFSVLADGALQVGRSRYNCTAGSNQRHRFYWFSVPVVQLSAEGSWVD, from the coding sequence ATGCTAAGGCTGTTAATGATAATCGTTGGAACCTTGTTAAGTACTACGGTCAATTCAGCGGTTATTTTGCAATACCATCATGTTTCGAATGACACGCCAGCTTCTACGAGTATTTCGCCTGAAATGTTCGCCGCACATATGGCCTATGTAGAAGAATTAGGTTATGAGGTAGTGCCGCTAAGTGAGTTAGTAGTTAGCTTGCGGAACGGTAACGCTATTGCTGATGATGTGGTGGCGATCACCTTCGATGATGGCTATGCCGATAATATGGCCGCTATCAAAAGCGAGATCGTTCCGCGCGACTGGCCCTTTACTATATTTGTCCCCCCACTTCTCATTGATCAACGTCTCCATGGTTATATGAGTTGGGATGAGCTCAACGAGTTAAAGCGCCTTGGTGGTGAGCTCTCCAATCATAGCTGGGAACATAATCATCTTGCGGCTAAACTGCCCAACGAATCCGACGAAGCTTGGTTGACTCGATTTCGCGAAGACCTGTTAAAAGCAGAGGCTCGCATTGAGGAAATGACGGGAGAATCCAATAGGATACTCGCTTACCCCTATGGCGAGTTTTCGCCTCAAATGCTTGAGGTGCTATCGGAAGAGGGTTTCGCTGCGGTGGGGCAGCAATCGGGCGCAGTTGGAGAGCTTTCGGAGCTGGGGCACTTGCCTCGCTTCCCCTTTGGTGGACCTTATGGAACAGTGGAGGATTTTCATACCAAGGTACGAACATTGGCGATGCCAGTTGAATCGGTGGTTTTGAAAAATAAGGGTGAAGTCCTAACGAGTCATATTCTGGAATATGGTAGCGCATGGCCACAGGCACATCTGACGTTGCAGGAAGGTAGTGGCGTAGACATTTCGGGAATCAACTGTTTTGCGTCTGGCTTAGGTGTACAAGCTGTCACGTCCGATGGAGAGCATAGCTTTAGTGTCTTGGCAGATGGAGCGTTGCAAGTAGGACGTAGCCGCTATAACTGTACCGCTGGAAGTAATCAGCGACATCGGTTCTACTGGTTTTCAGTACCGGTGGTGCAACTGAGTGCAGAGGGTAGCTGGGTAGATTGA
- a CDS encoding glucosaminidase domain-containing protein, whose protein sequence is MNSKQSLLVLFLTVAVAVGWLVLRDTSEDSESTSPAATSPEADSTSGANDSSAARVDRVPTPAEDLPDFSSISDTKAKKQAFFDYFRPIVAAENERMLAEREIISATSNPRELQPWCDKYRADPCSQEELLTHVDAIPMSMALAQAAVESAWGTSRFAVNAYNFFGQWCFTEGCGLVPSKRSAGAHHEVQVFDHPKDAVRAYFRNINSHPAYEPARDIRLEARERGQSVSGSAMVGGLLSYSGIGEHYIDELRSVIRVNKLTD, encoded by the coding sequence ATGAATTCGAAACAATCTTTGCTGGTTTTATTTCTAACCGTCGCAGTAGCAGTGGGCTGGCTGGTTTTGCGGGACACGTCTGAAGATTCCGAGTCAACAAGCCCTGCGGCAACGTCTCCAGAGGCTGACAGTACCTCTGGCGCTAACGACTCGTCAGCGGCTCGAGTCGACCGAGTACCAACACCGGCCGAAGACTTGCCCGACTTTAGTAGCATCTCCGACACCAAAGCTAAGAAGCAGGCTTTCTTCGATTACTTCCGCCCTATCGTAGCCGCTGAAAATGAGCGGATGTTGGCTGAGCGAGAAATCATCAGTGCCACCTCTAATCCTCGTGAGCTTCAACCTTGGTGCGACAAGTATCGTGCCGATCCATGCTCTCAAGAGGAACTCCTCACTCACGTGGACGCCATTCCAATGAGTATGGCATTAGCCCAAGCTGCTGTAGAGTCTGCATGGGGCACCTCGCGTTTCGCCGTTAATGCTTATAATTTCTTTGGCCAGTGGTGCTTCACGGAAGGTTGCGGGTTGGTGCCATCAAAGCGCTCCGCCGGAGCTCACCATGAAGTCCAGGTCTTCGACCACCCGAAAGATGCTGTAAGAGCATACTTCCGCAACATCAACAGCCATCCAGCCTATGAACCAGCCAGGGATATTCGTCTTGAGGCTCGGGAGCGCGGGCAATCTGTTTCGGGTTCGGCCATGGTAGGCGGGTTGCTTAGTTATTCGGGAATTGGCGAGCATTATATTGACGAACTCCGCAGTGTCATTCGCGTTAATAAGCTCACTGATTAA
- a CDS encoding phospholipase A, with protein sequence MKRLIPTKFGASLRSIQLLVLAIILTIPLAAAEEVLNKRIEAERSSQENPFIISQHRANYILPFTYSTDPNQENYTLFGDELVDNEEAKYQLSIKVPLYNPSNASSEGLYLAFTLKSWWQVYNSDISAPFRETNYEPELFYHWTPNYDLGGLKVAGLEVGINHQSNGRTNPLSRSWNRVVGRMIAETDNFFYIAKLWYRLPEDEKENSSDPVGDDNPDIIDYMGNFEFIVGTRVKDLELSLTMRNNLSTSANKGYYELNAAYPLTDRFDILVQYANGYGESLIDYNYKIERFGIGFQLASF encoded by the coding sequence ATGAAGCGATTAATACCAACAAAGTTTGGCGCGAGCCTCAGATCTATCCAGTTGTTAGTGCTGGCAATAATATTAACCATACCACTCGCTGCCGCTGAAGAAGTGCTCAATAAGCGCATTGAAGCAGAACGTAGTTCTCAAGAAAATCCATTTATCATTTCGCAGCATCGAGCCAACTACATCCTTCCCTTCACTTACTCCACAGATCCAAATCAAGAAAATTATACCCTTTTTGGTGATGAACTCGTGGACAACGAAGAGGCGAAGTATCAGCTTTCGATCAAAGTGCCGTTGTATAATCCCAGTAATGCTTCCAGTGAGGGGCTGTATCTTGCGTTTACGTTGAAGAGCTGGTGGCAGGTATACAATTCGGATATATCCGCGCCGTTTCGAGAAACTAATTACGAACCTGAATTATTCTATCACTGGACGCCCAACTATGATCTTGGTGGGTTGAAGGTCGCCGGGCTGGAGGTGGGCATCAATCATCAGTCAAACGGACGAACTAATCCTCTTTCACGCAGCTGGAATCGTGTAGTGGGTAGGATGATAGCGGAAACAGATAATTTCTTTTACATCGCTAAATTATGGTATCGATTACCGGAAGATGAGAAGGAGAATTCGAGTGACCCGGTTGGCGACGATAACCCAGACATTATTGATTACATGGGGAACTTTGAATTCATCGTCGGTACGCGTGTGAAGGATCTAGAGCTGTCACTGACGATGCGAAATAACCTATCCACATCCGCTAACAAAGGGTACTACGAGTTAAATGCGGCATACCCGTTAACTGATCGTTTTGATATCTTAGTGCAATATGCCAATGGTTATGGCGAAAGCCTTATTGATTACAATTATAAAATCGAAAGATTCGGAATTGGGTTTCAGTTAGCAAGTTTCTGA
- a CDS encoding cation:proton antiporter — MTGYFLEALIYLSAAVVMVPLAKKLGLGSVLGYLLAGVIIGPVTGLVGQETATIQHFAEFGVVMMLFLVGLELEPRALWEMRNRLIGLGGLQISLTAGGVIGLTYALGLDYRVCIALGLIAAMSSTAIVLQTFQEKALTKTEGGQNAFSVLLTQDIAVIPMLAVIPLLALPELAGISSEVASDHHASYSLVEGLPGWAKTLVTLGSIGLVIFAGHFLTRPLFTFIAQSELREMFVATTLFLVVGIAALMSLVGLSPALGTFLAGVLLANSEFKHELESNIEPFKGLLLGLFFITVGAGVNFATLADNTPLILGAALGIIALKAAVLVFIAWLFKIRRSAGWLFALSLSQVGEFGFVLANYSFQQNVLSGEAMGLVQMIIATSMFFTPLLFIFYDRVVLPRYQLKSNEQEADTITEKGSVIIAGAGRFGQIVNRMLVNSDVTTVVLDRKASHVEDLRSVGIQSYFGDASKPDLLHTAGLDDAALVVIAFDDQLQAVELTRYLKHSHPKLPILARAYDRPHSYMLREAGADYIIMETFESALETAAEALRRLGTHPFRAELKKQAYLRSSAKASGTLYREWHELKDAPDLTLRLRNVFLQMEENMRAELKRERHEKHSLDERGWARQPADFKLTDE, encoded by the coding sequence ATGACTGGCTATTTTTTAGAGGCGCTAATTTACCTCTCCGCCGCAGTGGTAATGGTCCCACTTGCAAAGAAGCTGGGCTTAGGGTCAGTACTAGGATATCTTTTAGCGGGCGTCATTATTGGCCCAGTAACAGGCTTAGTAGGTCAAGAGACTGCAACGATTCAGCACTTTGCGGAGTTCGGCGTGGTGATGATGCTTTTCTTGGTGGGTTTAGAGTTGGAGCCACGGGCGCTTTGGGAGATGCGCAATCGGCTAATCGGCCTCGGCGGCTTGCAAATATCGCTGACCGCCGGCGGGGTGATCGGACTGACTTACGCATTAGGATTGGACTATCGAGTGTGTATCGCTCTAGGACTCATTGCGGCAATGTCCTCCACCGCCATTGTACTGCAGACTTTTCAGGAAAAAGCGCTAACCAAGACCGAGGGCGGCCAAAATGCTTTTTCCGTTCTGCTGACTCAAGATATCGCAGTCATTCCCATGTTAGCTGTTATTCCGCTGCTTGCGCTGCCCGAGCTGGCAGGAATAAGCAGCGAAGTAGCCAGTGATCATCACGCTAGCTACAGCTTAGTTGAGGGGCTCCCAGGCTGGGCGAAAACACTCGTCACACTTGGCAGTATTGGTTTGGTGATCTTTGCCGGGCATTTTCTAACTCGTCCGCTGTTCACCTTTATCGCCCAAAGTGAGCTTCGCGAGATGTTTGTCGCGACAACGCTCTTCTTAGTGGTGGGGATTGCTGCGCTAATGAGTTTGGTTGGCCTGTCTCCCGCACTCGGTACTTTTCTAGCTGGCGTGTTATTAGCCAACAGTGAATTTAAGCATGAGTTAGAATCCAACATAGAACCGTTCAAAGGGCTACTTCTAGGCCTCTTCTTTATTACCGTAGGCGCGGGTGTTAACTTCGCGACCCTGGCGGATAACACGCCCCTTATTTTGGGCGCGGCACTGGGCATCATTGCACTCAAGGCGGCAGTCTTAGTTTTCATTGCCTGGCTGTTCAAAATACGCCGTAGCGCTGGATGGCTATTTGCACTCAGCTTATCCCAGGTAGGGGAGTTTGGCTTTGTACTCGCCAACTACTCCTTTCAACAAAACGTCCTTAGCGGAGAGGCAATGGGATTGGTTCAGATGATCATTGCGACTTCGATGTTCTTCACACCTTTATTATTCATCTTTTATGACCGTGTTGTACTCCCACGCTACCAACTTAAGTCCAACGAACAAGAAGCGGACACAATCACCGAAAAGGGGAGTGTAATTATCGCCGGCGCAGGTCGATTTGGCCAGATCGTAAACCGTATGTTAGTAAACTCTGACGTCACAACCGTTGTCCTCGACCGTAAAGCGAGTCACGTTGAGGACCTGCGAAGTGTGGGAATCCAAAGCTATTTCGGTGATGCGTCTAAACCTGACCTCTTGCACACCGCTGGGCTGGATGATGCAGCACTGGTAGTCATCGCGTTTGATGATCAACTTCAAGCCGTGGAGCTTACTCGCTATCTCAAACACTCTCACCCTAAGCTCCCAATTTTAGCGAGAGCTTACGATCGCCCGCATAGTTACATGCTTCGCGAAGCTGGAGCCGATTACATCATAATGGAAACGTTTGAATCGGCCTTGGAGACTGCCGCTGAAGCATTACGTCGGCTTGGCACTCATCCATTTCGAGCCGAGCTGAAAAAGCAAGCGTATTTGCGTTCCTCGGCTAAAGCATCGGGCACGCTGTATCGTGAATGGCATGAACTAAAAGACGCGCCCGATCTAACCCTTCGGCTACGAAATGTCTTCTTGCAAATGGAAGAGAATATGCGCGCCGAACTCAAACGAGAGCGCCATGAGAAGCATTCATTGGATGAACGTGGCTGGGCACGTCAACCTGCGGACTTCAAGTTGACGGATGAGTAG
- a CDS encoding NAD(P)H-dependent oxidoreductase, whose product MTPRKVLVLFAHPALDASVTNAPLFKTAQQTEGVTAVDLYAEYPKHHIDVEREQQRLLEHDVVIFQFPMFWYSTPAMLKEWQDLVLEYGFAYGSDGTALKGKILLCSLTAGGAESDYCSEGQNQYTIPQLLRPVQQMASLCQMHFLPPLVLFGSRTAKQESRLSSHNQLWKQVLSSLQHSPIQLTGPQTSDLMNDAYTSLFTAKGNHS is encoded by the coding sequence ATGACCCCACGTAAAGTGCTCGTTCTTTTCGCCCATCCAGCCCTGGATGCTTCCGTTACTAATGCGCCGCTTTTTAAAACGGCACAACAAACGGAGGGAGTAACCGCCGTTGACCTCTATGCTGAATATCCAAAGCATCACATAGACGTGGAGCGCGAACAGCAGCGATTACTTGAGCATGACGTGGTGATTTTTCAATTTCCTATGTTCTGGTACTCCACGCCAGCCATGCTAAAGGAATGGCAGGATTTAGTCTTAGAATATGGTTTTGCCTATGGCTCAGATGGCACGGCGTTGAAAGGTAAAATTTTACTATGTAGCCTCACCGCGGGTGGGGCCGAAAGCGACTACTGTAGTGAGGGACAAAATCAATATACGATCCCGCAACTATTGAGGCCAGTCCAACAAATGGCGTCGCTTTGCCAAATGCATTTTTTGCCTCCTCTGGTTCTCTTTGGTAGCCGTACGGCCAAGCAGGAATCGCGTCTAAGTTCACACAATCAACTTTGGAAACAAGTTCTGAGTAGCCTGCAGCATAGTCCGATTCAGCTGACCGGACCGCAAACGAGCGATCTTATGAATGACGCTTATACCTCACTGTTCACTGCCAAGGGAAATCACTCATGA